The following is a genomic window from Micropterus dolomieu isolate WLL.071019.BEF.003 ecotype Adirondacks linkage group LG12, ASM2129224v1, whole genome shotgun sequence.
acCAAGGcagatgaaagagaaaaaaaaaaacacagtaggCGCTGCAACAATACGCCCATAATTCAGTATACaaggcaaacaaacacagagtttTATAGGTTTATCTTTTTTCATTcactaaatatttaaaacaagcGTCACTTGACTAGTCATCATAAATGGTGATaatttatgcatttttaaaatcttcatctttttttttcaggattATGGAATACCTGAAGGACTGTTGTAGGGAAGAGAGAGATGTGTGAaggagtttttttccccctcttctgTTGTGATGTGTGGTTCCTCCTTTTCCATCCACCAGGGGGAGCTCCGACTCAATAGCACCGAGGGATAGTTTGCCGACTGGGAGTCAAGAGATGAAAGGGTCCCTCCTCCCTCCACACAGTCCATCCATGTGGAGGGATAAGTCAGGTGTTAAGAGCTGAACCACTGCTAATCCAAAATTCTCAGACCGTCCACAGAGTGATCCAGAACTGAGGGTCGGTCAGGGGTCAAAGACCACAGGGTGTTTTGCTCACAATCCAAAAGGTAAGGTCCTTTctgcaaaaacacattcaaaccctgcctgtttctgtgtttgtgcactgATCCATTCCATACATCCATGTTAATTCAATGTTACATGGATACTCAAAAGGAAGGTTaagaaaaagtataaaaacTCAAGAGATCAAGAAAGAGAGAAGGCATAAGATAAGCACTGAAAGATGTTTTTTGCACTCCCAAACTAAGCACAGCATCTATTTTCTTAACAGTCATTCATTGACATTCATCCGGTGTCGTGTCGTCTGCCGAGCTCAGATGCATAGACTGAATGCAGAGGggtagagaggagggagagagggagggagagaaggttAACGGAAAATGGGGGAGCGccagggagggaggagaggatggagagaaggttaaaagaggaagggaggagggcAGTGGCAGGAAGAttgaaagggagagagaggctaTGCTACGTGAAAAAACGGAGAGAGGTTGCAGCATATAGCgtaagaaggagaaagagagagtgtgctACTGTTATGTGCCAGAAGAGAGGTTCCATgagaggaaaaaggaaagaTGATGCTATATGCAGAGAGACAGCGTGTGCTCCAGAAGTGAttaaaaagaggaggagaagaacgAGTGGAAAGGAGGTACAGGAAGGAGGCACAGACCGCCCCCTGACCTCTGAGAGGAAAGAGACAGGTGTGTGAAAACGTGCGTGGAGGAGAGTAAACCAAAGTAATTGGCCCTGCAACGGCACTCTGCGACAGTGCTCACAGATCTCTGGCTTGATCTGTACTGGCCTTGGGGTTGTGATGTCTCAAAACTCCCTCATGCCGGAATACCTAACTCTATTGCAGAATCCTTAATCCACTGGTTCCTGAATCCTCTCGATAGTCGATCCTATTGGTTCCTGAATCCCTTTGGGTTCCTTATGGTTCCCTGATGTGTGGGTGTAGGGTGTCTGCTTCGTTCGTTCTAATCCTATTCGAAGAAAAggatgggggtggggtgggaATGTGGGGCGACGATGTGCACACGCAAAAATCCAAACACATAAACAGGCAGACGTACGtgcactctctctttctcccattTTGTTCTTGGCACTTCCCTCTTAAcacatacatgaacacacagacaagcgcacacacacacacacacacacacacacacacacacacacacacacacacacacacacacacacacacacacattgttagGTCCCCTCTggtctgtttgtattttttaacagtCCTTTGGTCCCATCACCAGAGaccaaaatgaataaaaacccTGTGTAACAACCAGGCCTGCTTCATGCTCTCTGTACAGAAACTCCACAGGCAAGATCTCCCCTGAACACACACTcgtatgaatacacacacactcgtgtGGATAGGTCTGTTCTGCTTGTCTTCCATTGCATTACTCcttagttgtgtgtgtgtgtgtgtgtgtctgtgtttgagtgtgtgtttttccctcCATCTTGTGGGCAGTTTGTAGTCCAAGCTGCTTGCTGCTCTGTACACTATTTTTAGTCTTCGTGTCCGCAAATGATATTCACTGATAgatgcattacatttatctttGTACAggatacatacagtacagtccaatttaacatgtacagtatatggcCATCTAGCATGTGTAggaaaaaaatataagaaaaaaagaaattctaATCAAAGACTGAAAAAATAATGATTGATGAGTGTCTCAAGAAAAAAATATAGCGACGCAAAGGCTGCGCCATGTAAACAACCTCCGACGCCAAGGAAAACGAAAAGTGCTTGCGTTTCAAAATGTCGTCCATTTGCTGGGTGCTTCTGTGGAATGTTTTGTAAAAGGTTCACGTTCATGTTCATAGCATGAGCAACAAAATCTGTGACATGGTCATGCCTCATCTTTGATGGCAAAAAGCCCACATGTGGTTTCTCTTTGTAAATCCTGCGGTTTGTCCGCTCAGATCAGACTGTTCTGTTTTCTGAAAATGCTATGGCATTGCATTTACCATTGAGAGAAGACAATTGTTATGTCCAAGGTGTTTggcatgttttctttcttagGTGCCTCATGACACCATTAAAAATTCACCCTTCAAGTCATGTATGTCTACAGGTATCGGTGCTGTAGTGGTGGAGGGGTGGTTGGAGGGTTTTGGTTGAATCATAGACGAATCATTTGAAGTCTCACAtcttctgtattttattccaTTACTTCTTGCAAACATTTGATTAGTGATCCTCCATGGTATCCTAGTGGATCAGCATAAGTACAGATTCATATACACTGACCATCGTGGTCATCAGGGAGTTTTGTTGTCTTCATCCAGAAGGAGCCAGGAGTAGTATATCCTTATATTCCAAGTCTAGACTCCACCCGTCCATCTATTCATCCATCCAGCCTCCACACTGAGCATATCCCCAATGAGCAAAACACGATGCAGTGTTGAACCATAATCTTAAAACCTCTACCTTTCAATGAAAATATAGAGAGAACAAACTTTGCTCCCCACAGATTTCACTCTTTCTTAGAGGGACCGGTTTGACAGGGAACAATTGCGCTTCAAACATGGGAGGGACCATTTTGTCCAAAAATTTGCTCAAATTTGACTGGACAGTGCAAATGGTCAATCAGTAGTTGGAGCGATCCACTTGGACATGTTAGTCAGAAGGCCCCATCTGCAGTGGGTGGCACGTTGTAGAATTGGTTGGTAGCTTTGTCAACAGCAAACGGACCTGGTAAACATCCGTTAACAATACTTCCGTTCATTGATCGTTGGGTTTGCCATTTCCGGATGCCAAGTCTCCTCCCTCGCCGGATGTCGACATGGTGGTTGAAAACTCTGTGACCCGTCGCGCCAGAGGGTTTGTGCTTTTGAGAAGCTCCATAGCGGAGACTCTAGCCCCTCCGCTGGAAGACTTGCTGCCTTTCTTCTGAAGCAGGGCCATGAAGTTTTCATTGCGGGAGCTCGACCTCTGACTGCTGCCTAAGGTCAGATTGCGGAGGTCGCTACCGCTGGTGCTGTGCTTCACTGGGGACACCAGGCTCTGGCGGCTGCCGAAGGAGTCCGTCGGCTCCTTTCGACCGAGAACCTTTCGTTTGGATCTAGGCGAAAAGAAGATATTATTAACAAAGGTGGGGAATGGGATAAAGATAAAGAAGCTGATTGAAATTCCCCAGTTGTTTCAGTTCATAATTAGAAATGTATTCCTCAAACAAGATGAGTCACACTTAGATTGACACCTCTCCTTTTAGATAATAAAACAATCTAAAATGTGTAGCTACAGAAGGGACTCTGTCCTTTCTTGTAAGTGATGAAAACATTGACTCCTGTTCTTCTATTTCCCCTCCTCACCTTTTCTCCTCCGCCTTTCAAGTTATTTTCAGCATCATGCAAGGTAAAATCATGAACACTTGTTGCTTAGAGACTAGCTTTcttgtgattttgtgtgtgtgtgtgtgtgtgtgtgtgtgtgtgtgtgtgtgtgtgtgtgtgtgtgagagagagacagagaaaaacgGAGattcagaaaaagacaaaatatgagCTGCTGGTCATGCAGTAAACCAATATACATGTAGCCGTTGCTAGGGAACCTTATGCTCTGTCTCCCTCACACCTTTTCAACGAGACAATGCATCTTTCATCACATGCTCTGGGTTATACTGTTATTGCCAGCAGGCAAGTTTGGTCTTGGCTGAAACCATTTGTGATGTGACAATAAGTGTATTATGTCAAAACAGACAGCCCTTTTTTAACCTTTCCAAGAGCCTTTTAAGTCTTTAAGCATGTTATAGTATGTCTGAAATGTGAATAGGAATTTTGTGTGTCCATGTTCAAACCTGTGAATAATAGTGAACAGGTCTTCGGtggtgtgtgttgcaggtgtgctGGGCAACAAGTCATCATCTGTTTCCTCTGCAATGTGGAGTACCGTCTTCTCATTGGCTGCAGAGTCATCTGAGCATAGAAATCATATCAAAACaccacattaaaatgtatttcatcaTATCTGTATCATTTCTACACATGTATGTCCCTTGCAAGTAAAGAATATCTGACTCAATTACATACAGAATCAGATAATAATtagataataatgataaatgtcATATTCACTGTTACAAACAGTGAGGACCactgtgtgttttgatttggtCCAATTTTACAGCAATTAGGCTTGATTTGCTTCAAAACCCAAGAAATCTCCCCTAGCAGAATCAGGAGGTTATGCATCAAACACAGCAGGGAAGGATCCTAATTAAGTGTAGCAACTCTGACAGGCTACCATTAAACACATGAATATCAAATGATAAGACAAAGGTTATGAGTTCCAcagcttctgtcaaaacaagCCACATATCAAACAGTATTTATCGGCTAATATGTGTTAGCAAATGCTGCAGGAATGTTAAAGTTGATTTCCTTTAGACTGCTCCATAGTGGCTCTATGGCTTTGTTTTTGGCTCTCATTGTACATGGCCTCTAAATACACAACCATgtcttgacaattctgattaaTGTGCAAGTGCACATCTAGCATTTAAAGTAGAACGGCACAGTACAACACCACAGAAGTTACCAAAGTTAAGTCACGGCTAGCTTGCAAAGACCTTAATATGCtgcatgtaaaatatgtaaaggAAAGCTTTTTTAGGAAGACTTTGTAAGAATGgattaaattacttattttctgATGAAGTacttgcatttaaaaaatacccCACTGAAAAAgtatacttgttttttttacaaaatacagctaaatgcaATTTCCATTTGACCCTAGCCCAGTTAGCTGTTTACCTTTGTCGCATGCAACTACACTTACATGAATGgcaaatgtaaatgtgctgCTGTCAGCCTTATTTGGCATTCATAAATGTGAGGGGTTTGTAACACACTTAGCATTTCAAGCCTACAGGTAAGAATTAAAAACATAGACTTTCTGTGGGTCAcacctttttaatgtttcttcaGCTTTGTTAGTGTCtattgaaatgtttaaataaagtttagaGTTACAGTTTAATTGTGTGATGGAGCCAGAGCACAAGCATGTGGAGACAAATGCCTAAAAAACATGGAATGTCGTGCCTGATGCAGAAAAAGATTCAGACTTACTTTCTAAATACCCTCCTAAAACATACCTTCCCCAATCCCCGCGCAGGTCATTTTCTCACCCAGCTCTGTGAGGGAGGAATCCTGCAGAGAAGACTGAAGTGATGACTCTTTTGAACTCTCCTCGTCTGTTCCCATGTGGTTTTCATCTTGCTCTGGCACATCAGGAGCACTAGGAGTACTGGGAAACTCTTCTAGTGAGAATGCTCCAACAGGAGACCGAAGACCCACAGGGCTGTCGGTCTGTGGCGTCTGACGTTCTGTGCTGCCATTGGTGGAGGAGTGGACTGATGAGGGAAGAAGGAGGACATTCGGCTTCTTGGGTACTGGAGGTGGAACCTGCAAAGAAATGAGAACGTTTTTAACATCAAATCAGTACAGCAATAATTCTCAAACAACAATTCAACATTAGGACATGAACTGTATTTCTACATTGTTTGCCACCAAGGCGCAAGGACACTcctaaaataaagcattttctgACGATGTCTTAACTCACCTTGGGTTTCTTTTTGTCCGACAGCTCTGCCAGACATGAGATTGTCAACCTTGAGGGGAGTGTCTTGCTCTTGTCCTGGAGCTCTGGGGCCTCCTGGTTACTGCATGGAGAGGGGAGTGAGCCTCCGTCCTCCGGACCAAGACGGATCTCTGGGTCTGCGTCAAATTCAGGCTCCATTGCTGGGTCTTCCAGGAGAGGCTGCGGTTCTGGAAGAGGAGGGAGATCAAAGAGGGAGTGGGGGAGGAATGGATGATCATAGGCAGTTTGTGGAGCGATGGTAGAATCAGGGAAAGCAGAGGGACCTGAAGTTTGTGGTGGAGGTTTTTTGGGTTTGGGTTTTTTCATGACTTTGTAGATGTTGCCTAGGGGTACAGGCCGGTCCACAGGTGAGGCAGGAGGAGAGTCAAGGGCTAGGGGGGAAGTGGAGGCGGGGGAAGGAGACTTGATGAGGAGGTTTAGGGGCCGCTTAGGCAATGGGGGCTTGACAGCGACAGGTGGTTTGGGTTTTGGTAGGGTGGGTGGTGGGCTAGGGTCCTCGCCTAGGTCTCGGCCATGCTGTTCTTCTTCGATGGTGTCAGATGCCCCATCAGGGCAGTCCTCCAAGTCACCACGGGATACAGAGCGAAGCCGAACAGTCTTCAGCTCATTCTGAGTAACCACAGGCAATGCCTGTGAAGAGCTGGGGCTGATTTTTCCTGGTTTTGCAGCTGTTGAGGTGTCAGAATGCCGTCTACTGGCCTTTTGCTTTGGCTTGATTGATGACAGCTCCAGATGTGCATTCCCAGGCATCTCAAAGGACAATCTAGACCTCGCAGCCGGATCCTTTGGTGATGGTAGCGATGATTTCCTTTCTGGGATCTTCGGGCGCAACTTACACCCTAATGTCCCTGTTGTTCCATGACATGCCATTTGACTGAGTGGAACAGTTGGGGTGGGagtctctgattggctggaataACCACTTGATGGGGACATAAGTCCTGGGGGTTTGAAGGGCGAAGATGCCTTGATGTCAGTTTCCATGGAGAGCTGTGAGGGAGAGGTGGCCCTGGAGGTGGAGGGAGAATCAAGCAGAGACTCTGAGCTGCCTCTGACTTTCATACATTCAATCACTGTGGTGCCTGTTGCTGTGCTGGAGCCCGATAGAGACCTGGAgatgagaagagaaaagaagaaaagagaagagaactCAATGCATTTCTAATCATTACCATACAAACTTGGAgaataacaaataaacataaaagGCAGACTTTCACTGAGTCAAGCAAATAAGCTTTTAACTTAAAGAGTAGTTTCATTTTCTACCTGTAAGGGTCATTCTTCCACTCCCCCAGCTGCCAGTGAGTGGGGAAGgtcagctctgtctctacctccCTCTCTGGTGCCTGGACCTCCAGGCTCGGAGGTCCATTAGTGCCTCCATGACCCAGCTCCTGCTCACCAACATTGGGTTTAGAGGAGCAGGACGAGCTGGGCAGTAGGAAATCAGGCTGGAAGTCTGGGAAGTGGTCCCTGGGGATATGCAAGCTCTTGGGCCGGCCATCCCGATAAAGACCGCCTTCACGGTGGATTCTCCCCTCGGCTTCTCCAAGGTTCTTCATGAGAGAGACGCTCCTCACAGGAGGGGGCGGCTTGCGCTTGGATTTTTTAAGCGAGATGGAGCGTGAGCGTAGGCGCAAGCGGCCATCTGCACTGTAGTCTGAAGCTGTGACAGAGATCGTGTCTGTGGTACTGGCACTGTCTTCAGAGCTCCCTCTAGGGTAGAGGAGGGCGTAGTTCTCACCCAAACCTAGGAAGTTATgctgttgttggtggtggtctGTTATTGCCATAGAATTCCCGTTCCCTGTAGACATGGCATTCCCATCTGGTGGCCCTATACCACCTTCTGTAAAGCAGAAGGAACCAGTATCTGTGGGGGTAGAAAGGGAACGCTCCCGGAACTTGAAGGCGTTTGCCGCTGCTATGGAACGTGCCGACCGTTCCCGTCCTCTTCCTGCCTCCCCTaccccccctcctccacctcctcttcctccatccgCTGCAGCCCCTTCTGTCTCGCTCCTCTTCCCCATCATTGCCGCTGCCAGTGAAATCCCAGGAATGTTATTCCCTCCTCTCCCAGAAAGGTTTGTCACAGATGTGAATGAACTGGAATGTGAGCTCACCGACTGTCCTGAGCTCACCAACATCAACCCGTCCTGCGTCCCTCCCCCTGCATTACCGATGATGCTGTGCTGTTTGGGCGGAACTGCTGGGCCTTTGTTCATGCTGTAATTGTAAGGCTCATTCCACGCTCCGGGAGAAAAGGTAGAGCCCTTTGGTCCGTTCCAGGAAGTGGAGGGTGTGTTTGAGCACAGCAGTCCAGAGTGGTCCATAGTTCCTGGGTGAAGTTCGTCTCGGGCACTGTGCTCCAAAGTGTTGTCTGAGAAAGACAGGGAAGACTGAGAATTTATTAAAGTGATTAAAACAAACTCAATTGATCATTAAACCCAAATCAAGACATGTGAAGATATAAACACCCCCACAGCTAATAGCAGcccaataaaaaaacaatttgactttttaacaaatgtttaatataaacataataatGGAAGCATGAAGTTCACTTTCTTGCTTACTTCAACAACAATAAGTCCTTTAGATACTGTATACTCCACCATCGCTGGTTGCCNNNNNNNNNNNNNNNNNNNNNNNNNNNNNNNNNNNNNNNNNNNNNNNNNNNNNNNNNNNNNNNNNNNNNNNNNNNNNNNNNNNNNNNNNNNNNNNNNNNNACAAACTTGGAgaataacaaataaacataaaagGCAGACTTTCACTGAGTCAAGCAAATAAGCTTTTAACTTAAAGAGTAGTTTCATTTTCTACCTGTAAGGGTCATTCTTCCACTCCCCCAGCTGCCAGTGAGTGGGGAAGgtcagctctgtctctacctccCTCTCTGGTGCCTGGACCTCCAGGCTCGGAGGTCCATTAGTGCCTCCATGACCCAGCTCCTGCTCACCAACATTGGGTTTAGAGGAGCAGGACGAGCTGGGCAGTAGGAAATCAGGCTGGAAGTCTGGGAAGTGGTCCCTGGGGATATGCAAGCTCTTGGGCCGGCCATCCCGATAAAGACCGCCTTCACGGTGGATTCTCCCCTCGGCTTCTCCAAGGTTCTTCATGAGAGAGACGCTCCTCACAGGAGGGGGCGGCTTGCGCTTGGATTTTTTAAGCGAGATGGAGCGTGAGCGTAGGCGCAAGCGGCCATCTGCACTGTAGTCTGAAGCTGTGACAGAGATCGTGTCTGTGGTACTGGCACTGTCTTCAGAGCTCCCTCTAGGGTAGAGGAGGGCGTAGTTCTCACCCAAACCTAGGAAGTTATgctgttgttggtggtggtctGTTATTGCCATAGAATTCCCGTTCCCTGTAGACATGGCATTCCCATCTGGTGGCCCTATACCACCTTCTGTAAAGCAGAAGGAACCAGTATCTGTGGGGGTAGAAAGGGAACGCTCCCGGAACTTGAAGGCGTTTGCCGCTGCTATGGAACGTGCCGACCGTTCCCGTCCTCTTCCTGCCTCCCCTaccccccctcctccacctcctcttcctccatccgCTGCAGCCCCTTCTGTCTCGCTCCTCTTCCCCATCATTGCCGCTGCCAGTGAAATCCCAGGAATGTTATTCCCTCCTCTCCCAGAAAGGTTT
Proteins encoded in this region:
- the nhsl2 gene encoding NHS-like protein 2, with the translated sequence MDHSGLLCSNTPSTSWNGPKGSTFSPGAWNEPYNYSMNKGPAVPPKQHSIIGNAGGGTQDGLMLVSSGQSVSSHSSSFTSVTNLSGRGGNNIPGISLAAAMMGKRSETEGAAADGGRGGGGGGVGEAGRGRERSARSIAAANAFKFRERSLSTPTDTGSFCFTEGGIGPPDGNAMSTGNGNSMAITDHHQQQHNFLGLGENYALLYPRGSSEDSASTTDTISVTASDYSADGRLRLRSRSISLKKSKRKPPPPVRSVSLMKNLGEAEGRIHREGGLYRDGRPKSLHIPRDHFPDFQPDFLLPSSSCSSKPNVGEQELGHGGTNGPPSLEVQAPEREVETELTFPTHWQLGEWKNDPYRSLSGSSTATGTTVIECMKVRGSSESLLDSPSTSRATSPSQLSMETDIKASSPFKPPGLMSPSSGYSSQSETPTPTVPLSQMACHGTTGTLGCKLRPKIPERKSSLPSPKDPAARSRLSFEMPGNAHLELSSIKPKQKASRRHSDTSTAAKPGKISPSSSQALPVVTQNELKTVRLRSVSRGDLEDCPDGASDTIEEEQHGRDLGEDPSPPPTLPKPKPPVAVKPPLPKRPLNLLIKSPSPASTSPLALDSPPASPVDRPVPLGNIYKVMKKPKPKKPPPQTSGPSAFPDSTIAPQTAYDHPFLPHSLFDLPPLPEPQPLLEDPAMEPEFDADPEIRLGPEDGGSLPSPCSNQEAPELQDKSKTLPSRLTISCLAELSDKKKPKVPPPVPKKPNVLLLPSSVHSSTNGSTERQTPQTDSPVGLRSPVGAFSLEEFPSTPSAPDVPEQDENHMGTDEESSKESSLQSSLQDSSLTELGEKMTCAGIGEDDSAANEKTVLHIAEETDDDLLPSTPATHTTEDLFTIIHRSKRKVLGRKEPTDSFGSRQSLVSPVKHSTSGSDLRNLTLGSSQRSSSRNENFMALLQKKGSKSSSGGARVSAMELLKSTNPLARRVTEFSTTMSTSGEGGDLASGNGKPNDQ